DNA from Geobacillus vulcani PSS1:
TTTATGCGGACATTCGTCCGGCCGCCAACGGCTTTTTGCGGAAAACAAAAATGGGCTTGGGTGCTTTTAGAAAGAAAAACGGTCATGAACGACAGCGGACAGACTCTTCCCAGCGGTTGATCAGCTTCATCAGGATTCGAACGAAAAACGATAGGAGAAAGATCGTGACAAACGAATGCATCCATGTCCACGTATGATATCGAATCAAATTTGTATGCCTTTCATAAAGAACCTCCACGAATGTCAAAGCAGCTGTATACAAGACGCATTGCCCGACAATGCCGAAAATGCTTGAATGGTATGATGTTCGATAAAAATACACGCACATGACTGGGTAGAGAACATATTCAAACAAGATGCTGGTGTCGAAGTATTGCCCCAAAAACCTCACCGGATAATCGAGCAAGTGCTTTTCGACCACAATCACACCGAAGAAGGTGGAAAAATAAGCTTTCAATAAAAACACGAGAATCACGTCTTTAATGGGTGGTTTGCGCAAACTGAAAGCCAGTAGGATGAGCCCTAGAGCCAACAACGCCCATAAATGGATTCGATCCATGTCTTCACCCTCTCCTGTTAGGGCACTCTGTTGCCCAGTCTATGCGGTCAATAAGGATAGCATAGTTTAGTTCGCTGGGAGGAATCAGGCATGTGTGCCAGCGCGTCTGTCAGCTGTTCATGTAGGATGGCTCGGGGGCAACCGCTTTTACATAGCGCGCGCTGTCTGGCTGCGGATGCGCCCCTTCAGCAGCAGAAGCTGATGACCATCCACCGTCAAATCAATCATCGCCCCGTTCAATATGTCTTCGCCTGATTTTCGCCCGTCCGCCTGCAAATACTTCACTCGATACCATTTTCGTCCATATTCAAAATACAGATACTGTCCACGCTGGAAGTCGATCCAAAACTTCACCCGCTCGCCGTTTACAGTCTTCCATACATATCCCCACGCCCGGTCTTGGCGGATTGGCGCCATTTTCGGGCGCGCGGAATTGATGGCTTCGTAATACAGGCGGTGTTTGATGTCAAACAGCACCATCCCGTTCGCCTCCTTTATGGACAACTATACTATATGTATAGCGCGAACTAGGAGAAATAGACATGCCAACTCACCCGTTTTCTTGAAGCAGCCGTCCGGCAAGCAGGCGAACCGCGAGCGTTAAAAGGAACATGGCCACGAAGGAGTGCACCCATGTCCAGCCATGGTACT
Protein-coding regions in this window:
- a CDS encoding CBO0543 family protein, producing MDRIHLWALLALGLILLAFSLRKPPIKDVILVFLLKAYFSTFFGVIVVEKHLLDYPVRFLGQYFDTSILFEYVLYPVMCVYFYRTSYHSSIFGIVGQCVLYTAALTFVEVLYERHTNLIRYHTWTWMHSFVTIFLLSFFVRILMKLINRWEESVRCRS